A region of the Micropterus dolomieu isolate WLL.071019.BEF.003 ecotype Adirondacks linkage group LG10, ASM2129224v1, whole genome shotgun sequence genome:
attgcaatatatcacaatattatttaaaatctcaataatatcgtatcgtgacataagtatcgtgataatattgtATTGTGACATAGCCTATGTATCGTGATAAAATCGAATCGTggggtgattcccacccctagctTAATTATAGTTTCTGGCACTGTTGAGGGTGTATAAGCTGTACAACTCTCTCTGTCTATTGTTTCCACACAGAAAACTAGCATGCATGGTGATGCTCATGACCCATTATGTTAAATTATGTTAAACTGAGTTAAAAGCCTGgtcaaataaatatgtttttagcaTAGATTTTTAAAGAAGTGTCCAGTGTCCATCCTGAAACCAAGTATTCATCTTCTATCTGTCacttctgtctgcctgtctgctctgtctagtttatgtttacatttattcatttagctgccgcttttatccaaagcgacttacaattgctatgcatgtcagaggtcgcacgactctggagcaactaggggttaagtgtcttgctcagggacacaatggtggatgtcttaCAGTAGGAATTGAACCCAGATCTCCCAAACcaaagcatcttatctatgcgccacctCCACCCCTAGTCTAGTTAAGTTCTCTGTGAGCTTGTTTATTGGTCAGTTCGGTATCTGTcttttagtctgtgttttgggggttcagtcctgtctgtctgttgtcttgtgtcCAGTCTACTCaggtgtgtttttgcattttggtctgtttgtgtcttgaggagtttgtttatgttgttttgtcttctACTTGTTCTGTGTAGTTGTTCTGATCtcggccctgtttcagaaagcgggtttaTTGAAAACTTtgggttttcggtttcagagagcgagatcagataaactctgTAACCCTGgcaacttacgctgtgaacctGACCTCCTCGagaggaggtttacttcaacaaaCACTGAGTTTGTCTCTGACTCCTCCTGCGGAGCCAGAAGCGgctgtctgacatttcctcattcgtgttgtcgatatcaaagcacatatcggAACGCAAGTATGTCTTTAGAAAcaatcaatctgtcatcgatgtaaggacagagagttatctttggacatcgtaaatgtatcctcagcacagaataaaatctataagctaCACTGTCCTTCTTTATAACacactctgtggacattaaggcagctgtcaggctggcaacagttgcacaaaaacacttacCGTGAGCTACAGTGCTGcactgtttaaactaatctgtataaaactgatcaatgaacagtaatctttcatattgtagtcacACTGACTGGAACATTCGTAGTTATCAACTGGATacgatgtgaatatttctgagtgaggatgactgtggtgcagctgaaacaaataggcctaaatgtagtttaaaattgagtttttccatttcataaaatacgaaatgagcaagattttattaatgtaaaataaacgTCTAAAGCTTTACAGTCTgtttgaacctagacacattttccactgcaaacaAGTCATTAATAGACCAACCTACTGTGtcggactgtgactttacaaccACATGAGGAGCCTAAACTGTGTCTAATCTGTTCAATTAAATATtgctgaataaacaggcctgtagtctatttaaaatgaatgtaggCTTAATGGGCAAtaggagaattccagcactttatcattcattaaggaaatccCAGTGTGGTAAACAGGCTAATTAATGTGCAATGCGGTATAAAATGTAGTCTACTTAATATTGTTAACATCCACTACGTGAGGATGTGAGGAAcatccttcctccactcctgcgttttagagccaatcatggtccGCTTCggcagcattcatatttctgaactaattctgatcagctgttctggaaacacaaactcagagtttcccacctcaggctcaatcaaaccagagctcagggataagctcagagtttaagcctgctttctgaaacagggccctgttCCCCCTGTTGatcactctgcctgcatgtccgtctctgtcacctgtgttgctcccgccctgctcgttattCCTTGTATATAGCCTATCtgtgctttttaaaatacagtctCTGTCCCGTATCGTCTGATGTGTGTTGTGCCTGCTTTGGAATTAGAAATACCTGTTTTGGATTTTGCTAGTCACCACAACCAGCAGCCTAAgccttgttttcctttttgaggATTAAAATCCCTGAACTGTAGCTCTGCTCCCCCGTGTCTCGCTTTAggctctctcctgctttgcgcTCGTCTAGACTAATTCGTGACACTTGAGCATGATATGAAGGGTATTTTTTAAACGGTGTGTTAACCTGTTACCTTCACCATTTCAAAGAACCAAAACCTGATTGTGTTTCTCCCCCTTTTTTCCAACTCTAACTGAGGAGAACAAGACTCTTCAAGCCAGGAAGAATGGCGAGGTTACAATCCTGCAGTCAGAAAAAGATAACAGAGCAACTCGGCTCTGCAAAAGACAGTGGATAAGCTGAACTTAACACTTTACAGAATGCAACTATTCGGGCACTCATTCAGAAGCAGAAGAAGGATGGGGAGATTTGGAGGCAGACAGCTACAGTGGGACCACAGCATAGGCTACTGCTGGAAGTTAAAATGGCACAAGATGCAGTGCTCCTCAAATTCAAAAAGATCCCGGAGGTTAAGAGATCTCACCTGCCGCCCAGCCCCTCCCAGCATACAAGAAAACAGCCTAAAACTCTGGGAGCCTCTGGCTGCTTGGCTGCCTGCACTGATCCTTCTGAACCCCAACAATGAGGCTCCACATCCCCGGCTTTGATTGCTACCCTCCGTTGCCCTCTTCATCCCTTTCCATTTCTCACTCACCACTGAgctattttgtaaatatttgtttatagtttctttaataaaacatccttttttttggcacttaaaaaaaaaaagagttctcAATTTTATGCTAAAAAACATGGCGGCGggtgtcttattttatttaatttttcctttttcagtGAATTTGTTTTCACCACTAGCAAGCTGTGACTGTAGGGGGCCCTCTGCTGGCCACGGGTGTCTAGTATCTATTTGACACAGTGAGAGGGTGGACCCCAGGTCAACACATCCACACAATGTCAAGGATAACACAATATAagttcattatttatttccagtATGGTCGATAACAACAGCATTTATGCAGGAGTCCAGGTGCAACATTCAACTACTCTGATCCATACAATAAATACCCTATTTATGTATcttcaacaataaaatgtctCCACATTAAAACATCAAGAAAAAATGAATTAATCAGAGTATTTAAGCAAATACTGAAAAGTCAAATTCCCTTGTCAGGGAATCTCTCTTCAAACTgcattaaaatagtttttcttgTTAAAAGGTACCTAGACCATGTGTAGTGCCACCTAATCATGATATTTCAAGAAACTTAACCTCTGCTGAAAATATTTTGGCATGCCTGGCTGAGGCATGAAGTAGCTATGTGACATAAGAAATAAAGGCAGGGTTCAAAAGATGGATGATCAGTGGATTTGGATATCATCACTGTAATCAGAAGTCCTCGCTCCGGCAGTAGAGCAGGAACCCCACAGACTGCGCTCTGCCGTAGCTTCAGCCACAGGTCCTGAAACGAACTTCCTCTCTTGGCTCAGCTCACTCTGGTTTGCTGTTTGCACACAAAGTCCGCCACCAACTCGAACTCGTTGCGTCCGAGCCACAGCTCCGGTAGCTCCTTCACACGGTCCAGACCGAACTCTATCACCAGACCCATCAGAACCTCCTCGTCCACCAGGTCAGAGTCTATTCCGGGGACGTGTTCCTGGAGTGCCGCCGGAGACCGTTCAGACCCACCGGAGTGCGCCGAGTCGCTGCCGTCTCCAAACCGCTCGGGGTAGTTAACAGTCTGTGGCTCGTTCATGTGATCCTGGTGACGGAATGCCGGTTGCCCGTGATTCCGATACTGCGTGTTCAGTTTCTGCAGGTGTCTGCTGGCCGACAGTTGTGACGCCGCTGCGCAGCCGGGGCCTGGAAAGTGGGAATAGATGCGCACTCCGTGACGGACCACGTTACTGTTCCCCACGGTCACATGCGCGCTCCCGACTGAATGCGCAACATCGGTCACCCCGAGGTGCCCCATCGTGAGTCCGTCATATTCGAGCTGCAGCGGCCGCTGCAGGTGAAGTGAGGTCGAGGACTGTCCTTTACCCAGCTGTGTGTGCGCTGGGTCGCGGTAGGCGGTGCGGGGCAGGGCGGCGAGTTCACCAGCATGGGTCATCATGATATTCACAGGCTCCGTCAGCTGTTAAAAGATCCGTGAGAACAGACCTGAAGTGACGTTCACTGCCATATGGGAGAAAGGGAAGAGAATTTGTCTCACTCTGATCACCAACAGCCCCCCTCTTCATAAAGTGCCCCTCACTGCTGCAGGAGTAAGTAGCTTTCTCTCCAGAATGGATACATAATATTTACCTATTAGAAGCACATAATGCAAcatctgaaatgaaatgacCACGCTGTAACTTATTTGTAGACATGATGCATGTTTAACTAATTTGACATGAAATACACATGCGTGCTTTCAATGGGCTGCGTGATGAACAGACAGACAATTTATGCAATTTCAAAAATAGACTTCCTTAATCCTGTATGAAACTGACACCCACCGTCCAAAAACAAAGTTGCCTACATGTCCTCCAAAAGTCGCACTGCATTGGAAACACTGACGTCTTCTCCAAACTCGCTCCTTCGCACTTGTCACTTCAGTCCTCTGAGTGTTGTGAAACTCGACGCGATCAGCCCGCTTCCACCCCCCCAAAGCATCTGTTCGATATCACGCATGCGTATTGatcacataaaaaataaaaagtgatgtGATGCTCTGATGTCATCCAGCCAAgcggagagaggaagggagggcgAGATACGCACCGGAGGCGACATGATGTATTCTGATGTGACCCTCCATTTAACAGCAAGACAGGATGGGAGCAGGATCACctggatcacttcacaagttGCTTTATTGGATTTATTTCTCTTTGATGGAGACAGAAAGTGACTCTTAAAGTCATGTATTTTGTTACAGATCCCAGATTTGGGACCGTCCTGCACACATGGATGAGGCTTCAAACcttcatctcttcctctctgagCTCTTATCTCCAGATCAGAGAATAGACTGCAAACATTCCCACTTTTCCTCTACAAATCACTGCCACCCTCCTCCACTACTTTCATTCTTCCTTCCTTACTCCACtattctcttctctctctcctcaacTTACTCCCCTGGTGTGTCTCTTGGCATTTCCACAAGGACAGACACAAACTgctctaaaaagaaaaacaccgAAAAATGCTTCAGTGATTTAAATCTCATGAATCCCAGGTTGCcgttttggtttatttttcgGTCTGATGATTAAGAGATAAAACATCTAAACAGGAAGAGACTTTATCATGAGACTAGGCTGCTGCGactcacacatttacacactcaTTTTCCTTCTATAGAGTTGGTACATTGatataaaactattttatatatatttttcattgcaGAGTCTCAACAACCAGCCTGAAACCCCGCTAACAATAACGC
Encoded here:
- the cited2 gene encoding cbp/p300-interacting transactivator 2, yielding MMTHAGELAALPRTAYRDPAHTQLGKGQSSTSLHLQRPLQLEYDGLTMGHLGVTDVAHSVGSAHVTVGNSNVVRHGVRIYSHFPGPGCAAASQLSASRHLQKLNTQYRNHGQPAFRHQDHMNEPQTVNYPERFGDGSDSAHSGGSERSPAALQEHVPGIDSDLVDEEVLMGLVIEFGLDRVKELPELWLGRNEFELVADFVCKQQTRVS